The segment GGTGTGCGGTGTTATCCAAGACATGGACAGCGGCCGCAATGTCAAGAATTCCGAGACCGAACGGCGACACTATGACCGGTCGATCGTCCAGGGACACTTCACCGGCGAGCAGTTCGGGAATTGTTCCGTTGATGAAGTCCAGGTGCCCTACTTCGCTACTTGCGAGCTGGAGAGAAGTGCCCTCGCGCACAGCATGTTCCGCGTCGTCCACGATGTTCTGTGCGTCTAGGAGAACGGAAGGTTCCAGATCACGGAGTGAGACGTGCAGGACTACTTGACCATCTCGAAAAGGACGCGACACGAACGGAGCCTGAGCGGTTGTTGCGAACACGACCAGATCCGAGTCCAGCGCTTGCTCGAGACCAAGTGTCTGAGTGACTCCTATCGAATGAGTCAGCTCAGCGGCGCGAACGGGGTCGTTGTCATGGACTGCGACGGGGGCGCTCAGGCCGAGGTGGTGAAGGTAGTCGAGGATGCTGACCCCGATATAGCCCGCGCCGATCAGTCCGATGGACCCAGGCCCGTTCCCGCGGTTTCGATAGATGGAATCCGCCGCCAACGCAGCGGATGCTGCCGTGCGGGCAGCGTTGATCGGCGAGGCCGCGATAAACGCAACGGGATAACCGGTCTGCATATCGTTGAGCACTATCGATGCGAAGGCTCTGGGACGTCCCGATTCCAGATTCGCAGGGAAGCTGGAAACCCATTTCACGCCCGCATAGTCTCGACCGGTCGAATTCGTAAACCGCGAAAGCAACGCAATAATACGGTCCGCTGGACGGTCCGCGAAACGAAGAAAGTGCGAGCGTGGGGTCTGCTCAGGGTTGACGCGGTGCGCCTTGTACGCGGCCGCAACAAGTTCCAGAACGGAATTTTTGTTTTGCAGCGCATGGGATGTTTGACTCTGATTGACGATAGAAACCGCGTTCACGGCTGGAGCTCATTTCTTGTTGGTGTTGCCGATACAGAGGGTACAACTGCGCCAAATGTTGTCGCGACCCAGCAATCGTCGAAAATTGTGTTCAAATATCGTTGACCAGAATCCGGTGAGATACCGACCACGACATCGTGTTTTTTGAAACCTGAATCGTATCGGCGAATGGCTGCCATGACGCTTCCAGTGCTACCGCCCGCCAGCAGACCGTGCTCCCTCGCGAGGCGGCGGCATTCGACAACCGCGGCCAGTTCGTCCACGAGTTCGATATTGTCGACATCGAGGCCCTGTACGTGACCTGGACGCCTGCTGGTACCAAGCCCTGGGATGTATCGCGGAGCAGGATCGTCCCCGAAAGTCACAGATCCGACAGTATCGACGGCGACCACCGTGGTAGCCGTTCCCAGACGGCTCAAATAGTCGACTACACCGCGGATGGTGCCCCCTGTGCCGACTCCGATAAACAGATAGTCGATGTGGTGAAATGCTGCGGCAAGCTCCGGACCAGTTAACGCCATGTGTGCAATCGGGTTACTTGGATTCTGATATTGGTTCAGCCAGATCGCGGTTGAGTCGGTAGCTATGATCTGATCGATAGCAGCCAAACGCGTACCGAGATACCCCCCGTTTTCATCGCGATCACACACCCGGTGGATCTCTGCGCCGTAGGCTTGCATCTCTGCAATCGCAGCCACATTGCTATTGGGATCGACTACACACCGAAACTTGTAATTTCGAGCGGCACAAATCATTGCCAAAGCAATGCCGAGGTTCCCGGACGACGATTCGATAATCAACCTTCCCGAAAGGTCTCCGTGTTTCTTCTCGGCGTCGCTGATCAGATATCGAGCGGCCTTCATTTTTACTGATCCAGCAGTGTTCAAGTGCTCGACTTTGAGGTACAACTCATCCGTGTATACGACTCCTGGTAGCTGAAGATATGGATCGAATGTGGTCAGTTCTTCCGGCCGGACGGCCAAGGTCAATCCCTCCCCGGTTTCGCTGCTGAGTGCAATGGCTCACTCATGTCATATCCGCACTACGCGCATCGAGCAGGAACGAAACTAGCTCAGCTGGCAGAGCTGGAGGTAATGCCGAATCAGCGCGCACTATGCTTCTGAAACATGGGACTGGAACTTCGTCACCTGCAGGCGCTCATCGCAGTGTCCGAGGAGGGCAGCATTTCTCGTGCTGCGCGCCGTTTGCATGTTGGACAGCCGGCTCTCTCTCGCTCCATTGCGCAGCTCGAACGCGAAATCGGAGCTCGACTGTTCGACAGAACGTCTGCCGGCGCGACGCTGACGACAACCGGTGAGGCCTACCTCGTCAGGGCCTCGCGGGCGATCTCGGCGTTCGATCTGGCCGTGCAACCTCCCGAGTCGGTGGGCACAGTCATAGTCGGCTACGTGTGGTCGGCCTTGGGATCTCTGACCAACACAGTGTTCGAGACGTGGAATGCCACCAAACCACAGGAGCAGTTGATGCTCAAGAGGTTCGCGAGCCGCACCTCCGGTGTCGAATCGGGAGAGGCCGACCTGGGGATAGTTCGGCAGGGAATCGCCTCGGTCAGCTTTTCCAGCTCGTTGTTCGGTGAAGCAAGGGTCGTCGCACTGTCCCAGCGGCATCGGTTGGCGGACCGTCCGGAGCTCGCACTCTCCGACCTTTCGGACGACATCATCGTGCTCGATATCATGTCGGGCACAACCACAATGGACCTATGGCCTGCCCATACCCGTCCCTTCAGTCGACCGATCGAATGTGGATCGGTGGACGAATGGAACCATCATGTGTCGCTGGGCCACGGAATCGGAATCACAGCCGAGTCGACGCCACACATGCACCCTTATCCAGGGATCGTCTACGTACCCATGAAAGCGACGACGCCGCGCATCGAAGTCTTCTGCATCTGGGACAGTCCCCACTTGACCCCGGTCGCTACCGAATTCTGCGCAATGGTTCGGACGGTTCACAAACATCAGCTCACCTCGAAATCCGAACCTTCCTAGGCCTGCGCGTCAGCGACATGTCCGAAGCGGATGGATAAGGAATCGACTTCGTCTGACCTCGAGCAGCACAACCAGCTCAGACGACCGCGATGCTGCCGACAGAGCGGGACGTGGCAACCGAGCGACCCTTCTACCGACCGCGCGCCCCCGCTCACGTCAGAGCAGGGGCGCGCAGTCGTCAACAGGGGTGTGAGGTCCCCCCACTCCCACTGCATCCCCCCTCGGAAGTGGCCGAATCGGACATCGTGAGTATGGTCGGACTCGAAGGCGTACCGACAAGTAGGGAGCAGGCATGACCGACGACGCGGACAGGCTCTTTCGCCGCTACGACGAGTGGTGGACGGCTCTGTCACCGGACGATCGAGCGCACGTCGAGCAGTGTTGCGAATCCGGCCGCACCGACGAGCGCCTCTGTGCACTCATCCGCGAACACGACGGCCCATCGAAGGCAGCGTTCGAGGCGGGCAGCAAATTGTCCGAGGGCAACAGCAAGTACTGCGCTATCCCCAGCGCGCTCCTCGAATTCCTGGAAGCGAAGCGCGCGCACCCGCCACTCAGCTAGAGGGACGCCACAGCTCCAGCTGTGGAATTCCGGGCGGCGTGAAGCCCATGACCTGGCCGTAGAAGGACAGTTCGGATTCTCGCGCGTTCACCTGTGTTTCCAGTTTGCGGAATCCGTGCGACTCCCCCGCATAAGCCAGGTAGGCGTGCGGAATTCCCTTCTTCACCATGGCATCTCGGAACCGTACGGCCTGTGACGGCGGCACGATCGGATCGTCGAGCCCCTGCAACAACAGCACCGGGCAGGACAGTCCGTCGACGTTGTTGACCGGCGCACGGGTGCGGTACAGGTCGATGGCCTCGGGCAACGGTCCGATGAGCCCGTCGATGTAGCGGGACTCGAAGTCGTGGGTCTCGGCGACGAATAGCTCCAGCTCGGCAACACCGAAGTACGATGCGCCGCAAGCGAACACGTCGGAGGATGTCAGCGCGGCCAACACCGTCCAACCGCCTGCGGATCCGCCTTCGATGGCCAACCGGCGTGGGTCGGCGAGTCCGCTGTCGGCCAACCCCTGCACCGCGGCGATGGTGTCCTCGACGTCGACCACTCCCCACTGCCCGCGCAGTCGGTTGCGGTATTCGCGGCCGTATCCACTCGACCCGCCGTAGTTCACATCTACGACGCCGATGCCGCGGCTGGTGAAATAGGCGAACAACGGGTTCAGAGCGGGGGCGACGTGCGCGGTCGGGCCGCCGTGAACGAACGCGACGTACGGTGGCAGTTCGCCGTCCAACCCCTCGTACGACGGGTTGCGCGGCGCATAGGTGATGGCGTGCACCTCACGGTTCGGCCCCTGGAATGTCACCTGACGACCCTCGGGCAGGTATGCGCTGTCGGGTACGGATTCGAAACCCGAACGTACCGAGGTCAGTTCGCCGGATTCCAGGTCGAGGGCGAACAAACCGGCGGCCACCCGAGCTCCGCCGCACTTGAGGAGCACGGTCGACCCGGAGCGCCCACCGAGCCCCACCGAGGTCACACCGTCGAGCGCGATGTCCTCGAGTGCCCCGGATGCCGAATCGAGTACCGCGAGGGTGTCGGTGCCGACGGCGCGCACGGTGAGCAGCTTCCCGTCGTCGAGCACGGAGTACCAGCTCGATCCCAATCGCCACAGCGGAGCCCCGAAGTCGGCGTCGAGCGCCCGAAGCGGTGTGACCGATCCGTCGAGCGTGACCGAATACAGGTTCCACCAACCACTTCGGTCGCTGATGGCGTACAGCGATTGGTTGTCGATCCATTCCGGCTGCATCACCGATTCCTCGGTCGAGCCAAGGAGCACGGTCCATGCGCCGGGATCAGCGAGGGAGGCAACGCGTAGTTCGGTTCCGTCCCAGGGCATCTGGGGGTGGTTCCACGCAATCCATGCGATGCGGGTGCCGTCGGGTGAAAGTTTCGGGAACGCAAGGAAGTCCGAGCCCGCCACCAGCGAACGCACCCCGCTGCCGCCGAGATCGATCGCCACGATGTCTCGTGACACCGCACCTGCGTCGTGCATCTCGCGAACTGCGATCACGTCGGTGCCGACCACCGAGAGATCGGCGTACCGGATGCTCGACGCCACAGCCGGTTTCGGAGTCAGCGGCACGGGTGCGCCGCCGGGG is part of the Rhodococcus sp. SBT000017 genome and harbors:
- a CDS encoding 2,3-diaminopropionate biosynthesis protein SbnB translates to MNAVSIVNQSQTSHALQNKNSVLELVAAAYKAHRVNPEQTPRSHFLRFADRPADRIIALLSRFTNSTGRDYAGVKWVSSFPANLESGRPRAFASIVLNDMQTGYPVAFIAASPINAARTAASAALAADSIYRNRGNGPGSIGLIGAGYIGVSILDYLHHLGLSAPVAVHDNDPVRAAELTHSIGVTQTLGLEQALDSDLVVFATTAQAPFVSRPFRDGQVVLHVSLRDLEPSVLLDAQNIVDDAEHAVREGTSLQLASSEVGHLDFINGTIPELLAGEVSLDDRPVIVSPFGLGILDIAAAVHVLDNTAHPAIVEFF
- the sbnA gene encoding 2,3-diaminopropionate biosynthesis protein SbnA, which codes for MTLAVRPEELTTFDPYLQLPGVVYTDELYLKVEHLNTAGSVKMKAARYLISDAEKKHGDLSGRLIIESSSGNLGIALAMICAARNYKFRCVVDPNSNVAAIAEMQAYGAEIHRVCDRDENGGYLGTRLAAIDQIIATDSTAIWLNQYQNPSNPIAHMALTGPELAAAFHHIDYLFIGVGTGGTIRGVVDYLSRLGTATTVVAVDTVGSVTFGDDPAPRYIPGLGTSRRPGHVQGLDVDNIELVDELAAVVECRRLAREHGLLAGGSTGSVMAAIRRYDSGFKKHDVVVGISPDSGQRYLNTIFDDCWVATTFGAVVPSVSATPTRNELQP
- a CDS encoding LysR family transcriptional regulator; the encoded protein is MGLELRHLQALIAVSEEGSISRAARRLHVGQPALSRSIAQLEREIGARLFDRTSAGATLTTTGEAYLVRASRAISAFDLAVQPPESVGTVIVGYVWSALGSLTNTVFETWNATKPQEQLMLKRFASRTSGVESGEADLGIVRQGIASVSFSSSLFGEARVVALSQRHRLADRPELALSDLSDDIIVLDIMSGTTTMDLWPAHTRPFSRPIECGSVDEWNHHVSLGHGIGITAESTPHMHPYPGIVYVPMKATTPRIEVFCIWDSPHLTPVATEFCAMVRTVHKHQLTSKSEPS
- a CDS encoding prolyl oligopeptidase family serine peptidase is translated as MTALAFGSWPSPITAADLSSAGHPVEGGCFVGSEIWWSELRPAEQGRTAICRYVDGEVQPVLPAPFNARSRVHEYGGGAWTATAAGDLVFAEFSDQRVYRLTPGGAPVPLTPKPAVASSIRYADLSVVGTDVIAVREMHDAGAVSRDIVAIDLGGSGVRSLVAGSDFLAFPKLSPDGTRIAWIAWNHPQMPWDGTELRVASLADPGAWTVLLGSTEESVMQPEWIDNQSLYAISDRSGWWNLYSVTLDGSVTPLRALDADFGAPLWRLGSSWYSVLDDGKLLTVRAVGTDTLAVLDSASGALEDIALDGVTSVGLGGRSGSTVLLKCGGARVAAGLFALDLESGELTSVRSGFESVPDSAYLPEGRQVTFQGPNREVHAITYAPRNPSYEGLDGELPPYVAFVHGGPTAHVAPALNPLFAYFTSRGIGVVDVNYGGSSGYGREYRNRLRGQWGVVDVEDTIAAVQGLADSGLADPRRLAIEGGSAGGWTVLAALTSSDVFACGASYFGVAELELFVAETHDFESRYIDGLIGPLPEAIDLYRTRAPVNNVDGLSCPVLLLQGLDDPIVPPSQAVRFRDAMVKKGIPHAYLAYAGESHGFRKLETQVNARESELSFYGQVMGFTPPGIPQLELWRPSS